In Cetobacterium sp. 8H, one genomic interval encodes:
- a CDS encoding replication initiation protein yields MGKHDIKYHNDMNLVSIGALNSSQIDILFSIGLTMAKDCSNKVIISFNEIKELANYSNKNIKNFYRDLEGLFKKLLDLDFRIETETNIKRMNLFQYYDIQKDNGVVEIKANEIFLKLFDNMLRGNFTLFDLKDLVSLKSGYSKLMFKLLRGWNGKKKINYTLEELYYLLGVPLSVQTTANFTNKVMKPIKEELPKYFNKLEIETIKTGRKITGYSFTWKPKASETELIGDNHIHISEKLNRTIEKVKKNRHLQSLLTEENIIKLLEKFNEEQLIKGLTYAYKEIQKKIEYLSYLEKAIETGAGKQETKIVVEANIPKEVIEIKELETVESIGESKEEKNETYIKFCKMSDNEQLEIEKIVYKDYVKKCGQDTKIQRLAFKAGKRKLITDYLESKKIIHNEVEKCQKETIKEKLKDEVVEIKKKKEITQSKYNTLLELRLSMVRSISNEIDVEEEKRKFDLKIKEEYIIVETKEITREELLNKFDQLSFSYPFKELEDAIDIIGIKYTNQEWLNLINDNSKRKELDNIIEKVREFKAGF; encoded by the coding sequence ATGGGAAAACATGATATCAAATATCATAATGATATGAATTTAGTTTCGATTGGAGCACTTAATTCTAGTCAAATAGACATATTATTTTCTATTGGATTAACTATGGCAAAGGATTGCTCTAATAAAGTAATAATTTCTTTTAATGAAATTAAAGAATTAGCAAATTATTCAAATAAAAATATCAAAAATTTTTATAGAGATTTAGAAGGATTATTCAAAAAATTGTTAGATTTAGATTTTAGGATTGAAACTGAAACCAATATAAAAAGAATGAATTTGTTTCAATACTATGATATTCAAAAAGATAATGGTGTAGTAGAAATTAAAGCTAATGAAATATTTTTAAAACTTTTTGATAATATGTTAAGAGGTAATTTTACTTTATTTGATTTAAAAGACTTAGTAAGTCTTAAAAGTGGCTATAGTAAATTAATGTTTAAGTTATTAAGAGGATGGAATGGAAAAAAGAAAATAAATTATACCTTGGAAGAACTTTATTACTTGTTAGGAGTTCCTTTAAGTGTACAAACAACTGCAAATTTTACTAATAAAGTTATGAAACCAATTAAAGAAGAATTACCAAAGTATTTTAATAAATTGGAAATAGAGACTATAAAAACAGGAAGAAAAATTACAGGATATAGTTTTACATGGAAACCAAAAGCGAGTGAGACTGAATTAATAGGAGATAATCATATTCACATATCAGAAAAGTTAAATAGAACTATTGAAAAAGTTAAAAAAAACAGACATTTACAATCTTTATTAACTGAAGAAAATATAATAAAGTTATTAGAAAAATTTAATGAGGAGCAACTTATAAAAGGTTTAACCTATGCTTACAAAGAAATACAAAAGAAAATAGAATACCTATCATACTTAGAAAAAGCAATTGAAACGGGAGCAGGAAAACAAGAAACAAAAATTGTTGTAGAGGCAAATATTCCAAAAGAAGTAATAGAAATAAAAGAGCTTGAAACTGTAGAATCAATAGGAGAGAGTAAAGAAGAAAAAAACGAAACTTATATTAAGTTTTGTAAAATGAGCGATAATGAACAACTAGAAATAGAAAAAATAGTTTACAAAGACTATGTAAAAAAATGTGGACAAGATACTAAGATACAAAGACTGGCATTTAAAGCTGGTAAAAGAAAGTTGATTACTGATTACTTAGAATCTAAAAAGATAATCCATAATGAAGTAGAAAAATGTCAAAAGGAAACTATAAAAGAAAAATTAAAAGATGAAGTTGTAGAAATTAAAAAGAAAAAAGAAATAACTCAAAGCAAATATAATACATTACTTGAATTACGTCTTTCTATGGTTAGATCTATATCAAATGAAATTGATGTAGAAGAGGAAAAAAGAAAATTTGATTTAAAAATAAAAGAGGAGTATATAATTGTAGAAACTAAAGAGATTACGAGAGAAGAACTTTTAAATAAATTTGATCAGTTAAGCTTTAGCTATCCTTTCAAAGAATTAGAAGATGCAATTGATATAATTGGAATAAAATATACAAATCAAGAGTGGTTGAATTTAATTAACGATAATTCCAAAAGAAAAGAATTAGATAATATTATCGAAAAAGTGAGGGAGTTTAAAGCAGGATTTTAA
- a CDS encoding ORF6C domain-containing protein, translated as MESITKKEIKYITSLELLEEINFFRKQEGNRTKLKHYDLLKIIRDEFEEEIGAGKISESSYKNSQNKEYPMFELIISQAKQILVRESKFVRKSIIKKLDEIENRSLEIQNENKNVIKATRNFLMVVTNQENRLRELEQKIETITSFITPEDRFNLKKAIDFKVYERANYQNMNDDRSLLYRNLYKDLKNKFRITKMEDIKKSDLSDILDFICNWREDKNLKRR; from the coding sequence ATGGAATCAATTACCAAGAAAGAAATTAAATATATAACTAGCTTAGAATTGCTAGAAGAGATTAATTTTTTCAGAAAACAAGAGGGGAATAGAACAAAATTAAAGCATTATGATCTCCTAAAAATAATTAGAGATGAATTCGAAGAAGAAATAGGAGCAGGAAAAATTTCCGAGTCCTCTTATAAAAATTCACAAAATAAAGAATATCCAATGTTTGAATTAATAATTTCACAAGCAAAACAAATTCTAGTAAGAGAAAGCAAATTTGTAAGAAAGTCAATTATAAAGAAATTAGATGAGATTGAGAATAGATCTTTAGAAATTCAAAATGAAAATAAAAATGTAATAAAAGCTACTAGAAATTTTCTTATGGTTGTTACTAATCAGGAGAACAGATTAAGAGAGTTAGAGCAGAAAATAGAAACAATCACGAGTTTTATTACACCTGAAGATAGATTCAATTTAAAAAAAGCAATAGATTTCAAAGTATATGAAAGAGCAAACTATCAAAATATGAATGATGATAGAAGTCTTTTATATAGGAATTTATATAAGGATTTAAAAAATAAATTTAGGATCACAAAAATGGAGGATATTAAAAAAAGTGATCTAAGTGATATTCTAGATTTTATATGCAATTGGAGAGAAGATAAAAATTTAAAGAGAAGATAA
- a CDS encoding ribbon-helix-helix protein, CopG family, with protein sequence MKRNKITLKLDEQLDKKLSKKAKQLKISKKLILKIALEKLLEDMEVLGVEL encoded by the coding sequence ATGAAGAGGAATAAAATTACCCTGAAACTAGATGAACAACTGGATAAAAAATTAAGTAAAAAAGCCAAACAACTTAAAATCTCAAAGAAACTAATCCTTAAAATAGCTTTAGAAAAGTTATTAGAAGATATGGAAGTTTTAGGGGTTGAGTTATGA